From the genome of Vicia villosa cultivar HV-30 ecotype Madison, WI linkage group LG2, Vvil1.0, whole genome shotgun sequence, one region includes:
- the LOC131650203 gene encoding uncharacterized protein LOC131650203, with product MRNICLEEAQSESIFGSHKTNYSDVDLYEGMEFEDKEECVAAIQHWHISNNLDYWVYKSDKNRYVIKCTNPDCPFKCRASIRKKNSKWTIGKLSGPHVCTTTSISQDHRQLTSDTVSHCIRDLVNTNPSRKVKLIISHITGKYGYNISYRKAWNVKVNAIESLYGNWETSYNELPQWLLVMKTYLLENISAGRHLNGYWAFQPCIHGFAYCKPIVQVDGTWLYGRYRGILLMAVAQDGNDNIFPIAFAIVEGETKDAWSFFLRNLRSHVTPQPNLCLISDRHPSIKSAYDDPANGWQNPPSSHVYYIRHIAQKFMRAIRDKELRKKLVIMGYALTESTCNYYRTEIRQTNREALEWIENIPREKWARAFDRGQRWGHMTTNLAEAMNSVLKATRNLPIASLFSATYFRMGALFGQRGHEWTKRLTSGQTFTDKCIKGMTEEVNKASSHNVYQFDRERFYFMVAERINCNDSRPTSTYGVDLRKRTCDCGKFQAFHLPCSHVIAACESIRQDYTIHIPDVFKIQHVFKVYQQSFQILPHQDNWPQYRGVTLCHDETMRRKKRGRPNSTRIRTEMDDVEKEKRMCGICREVGHIRSKCPNVAGPSNRP from the exons ATGCGAAATATCTGTTTAGAAGAGGCACAATCTGAATCAATATTTGGTTCGCACAAAACAAACTATAGTGATGTTGATTTATATGAGGGAATGGAGTTTGAAGACAAGGAGGAGTGCGTTGCTGCTATACAACATTGGCATATCAGCAACAATCTTGATTATTGGGTGTACAAATCTGATAAGAACAGATACGTGATCAAATGCACGAATCCAGATTGCCCATTCAAATGTAGAGCTTCAATTCGCAAGAAGAACTCCAAGTGGACGATAGGTAAGTTGAGTGGACCACATGTCTGCACAACCACTTCAATATCGCAAGACCACAGACAACTGACATCAGATACTGTCTCTCACTGTATCAGGGATCTGGTTAACACCAACCCATCAAGAAAGGTAAAGCTCATAATCTCTCATATAACAGGAAAGTATGGTTATAATATATCGTACAGGAAAGCGTGGAATGTCAAGGTAAATGCCATCGAATCCCTGTATGGAAACTGGGAGACATCTTACAATGAACTTCCACAATGGTTATTGGTAATGAAAACATATCTGCTTGAAAACATATCTGCCGGGAGACATCTTAATGGTTATTGGGCTTTTCAACCAtgcatccatggttttgcttATTGCAAGCCAATTGTTCAAGTCGACGGAACATGGTTGTATGGAAGGTACAGAGGGATCTTGTTGATGGCTGTGGCACAGGATGGGAATGATAACATTTTTCCAATTGCTTTCGCTATTGTCGAGGGTGAAACCAAGGATGCTTGGAGTTTTTTCCTTCGCAATCTAAGAAGCCACGTGACACCCCAACCCAATCTATGCCTAATATCAGATAGACATCCATCGATTAAAAGTGCCTATGATGATCCTGCAAATGGATGGCAAAATCCTCCGTCTTCACATGTCTACTACATTAGGCATATCGCGCAAAAATTTATGCGTGCGATTAGAGACAAGGAACTACGTAAAAAACTCGTCATCATGG GATATGCATTGACGGAGTCAACGTGCAACTACTATAGAACCGAAATTCGTCAGACAAATAGAGAAGCTTTAGAGTGGATTGAAAATATCCCCAGGGAGAAGTGGGCAAGGGCGTTTGATAGAGGGCAACGATGGGGACACATGACGACTAACCTTGCAGAAGCAATGAACTCTGTGCTAAAGGCAACCAGAAACCTTCCAATAGCTTCTTTGTTTTCAGCCACATATTTTCGGATGGGAGCATTATTTGGTCAACGTGGACATGAATGGACAAAGAGGTTGACATCAGGCCAAACTTTTACAGACAAGTGTATCAAGGGGATGACTGAAGAAGTAAACAAAGCAAGCAGTCATAATGTTTACCAGTTCGACCGGGAGAGGTTCTATTTTATGGTGGCCGAAAGAATAAACTGCAACGATAGTCGACCAACTAGTACTTACGGTGTTGATCTACGAAAAAGAACCTGTGATTGCGGAAAATTTCAAGCGTTCCATTTGCCTTGCTCACATGTGATTGCAGCATGTGAAAGTATACGCCAAGACTACACCATTCACATACCCGACGTGTTCAAGATTCAGCATGTTTTTAAAGTCTACCAACAAAGCTTCCAGATCCTCCCACATCAAGACAATTGGCCGCAATATAGAGGAGTTACTCTTTGTCATGACGAAACTATGCGTAGGAAAAAAAGAGGTCGCCCAAATAGTACTCGGATTCGAACCGAAATGGACGATgtggaaaaggaaaagagaatgtGTGGGATATGCCGTGAAGTAGGTCATATCCGAAGTAAATGTCCAAATGTAGCAGGCCCGTCCAATAGGCCTTAA